A region of Desulfonatronum thiodismutans DNA encodes the following proteins:
- a CDS encoding DUF6625 family protein, with the protein MSNFSNITFDKKNSKIVLIIVYIGKAPFWMPAFLLSCGYCSDIQWFIYTDIDRPACCPRNVHFIPMDLEKFNALVSNKLNMNVRVHHDFTYKIADFKSAYGVIFEDDILPFSFWGHCDLDIVWGRIERFIYQELLNSYDIITSRVGRISGHFCLFRNTPVINSTYKWIPTVSQYYSDFSNYSGVDEDHITDYLHVHNNPNWIVRMKQAIMGKQPVRPRVYWDKVLAPIGAHQRTMGQGTDRCWWWKEGKTYDSDGQEMMYLHFHKIKQTMKSINFGYGDRPKEFMITRDGIFAP; encoded by the coding sequence ATGAGTAATTTTTCAAATATCACTTTTGATAAGAAAAACTCGAAAATTGTGCTTATCATTGTTTATATTGGGAAAGCTCCTTTTTGGATGCCTGCTTTTCTTTTATCATGTGGGTATTGTTCTGACATCCAGTGGTTTATATACACTGATATAGATAGACCAGCTTGCTGTCCACGGAATGTTCACTTTATTCCGATGGATTTGGAGAAGTTTAATGCTCTTGTATCAAATAAATTGAATATGAACGTTCGAGTACATCATGATTTTACATATAAAATTGCTGACTTTAAATCTGCCTACGGTGTAATTTTTGAGGACGATATTCTTCCATTTTCTTTCTGGGGGCATTGCGATTTAGATATTGTTTGGGGGAGGATTGAAAGATTTATTTATCAAGAGTTGCTGAATAGCTATGATATTATTACATCGCGTGTTGGTCGCATATCTGGACATTTTTGTCTTTTTCGAAATACTCCCGTGATTAATTCTACCTATAAATGGATACCAACTGTTTCACAATATTATTCTGATTTTTCAAATTACTCAGGCGTTGATGAAGACCATATCACCGACTACCTGCACGTGCACAACAATCCAAATTGGATCGTTCGTATGAAGCAGGCGATAATGGGTAAACAACCCGTGCGACCGCGGGTGTATTGGGACAAGGTGTTGGCCCCAATCGGAGCGCATCAGCGTACCATGGGGCAAGGCACTGATCGCTGTTGGTGGTGGAAAGAAGGGAAAACGTATGACTCAGATGGACAGGAGATGATGTATCTGCACTTCCATAAGATCAAGCAGACCATGAAGAGCATTAATTTCGGGTACGGGGACAGGCCCAAGGAATTCATGATCACCAGGGATGGCATTTTTGCTCCGTGA
- a CDS encoding glycosyltransferase, with product MRICHISYSDGPFGAGRSAYQLHHQLCRHGIDSIFFTKKKTSSDKTVISFNQSNSIVANIRRNYYIKKYNNEIISNDFESNKKKFEIMSFHHHVLDTRDVLRQIPKADIYCLHWVARFFDVRIIQRLSGIAPVIWRLCDMNPLTGGCHYSNGCIRFCSQCGACPALGSNNEFDISRISWKYIAAALQEIIPNRFLWLAQSQWVADLVRNHPVASLFPVHLVRNGVDINIFFPRDKAIVRKSLGLPINSFIILFINDSSGKTARKGSHFLEGIARKLKGIDNLHFICMGSESIPNIPKKFPITNFGRQYYSLWVSLIMNSADILIFPSMEDNCPNVVLESMASGTVVVGWDILGVKELIQDEITGLIATNFNLDDFVTKIKFLYDNCEARQRIAHDAWEYIKVYRNRNVQVDEFLGLVKKIL from the coding sequence ATGCGAATTTGTCATATTTCATATAGCGATGGCCCGTTTGGTGCTGGGCGGAGTGCATATCAACTGCATCATCAATTATGCAGGCATGGAATTGATTCAATTTTTTTTACAAAAAAGAAGACGTCTTCGGATAAAACGGTAATATCTTTTAATCAATCAAATAGCATTGTGGCAAACATTCGGCGTAATTACTATATAAAGAAATATAATAATGAAATAATAAGTAACGATTTTGAATCAAACAAAAAAAAATTCGAAATAATGAGTTTTCATCATCATGTTTTGGATACAAGAGATGTTTTACGTCAGATACCAAAAGCGGATATTTACTGCTTGCATTGGGTAGCTCGTTTTTTCGATGTGCGAATAATTCAAAGACTATCAGGTATTGCGCCAGTCATTTGGCGTCTTTGCGATATGAATCCTCTAACTGGCGGGTGTCACTATAGCAATGGTTGTATTCGTTTTTGTAGTCAATGTGGTGCATGTCCTGCGCTGGGTAGCAACAATGAATTCGACATTTCAAGGATTTCTTGGAAATATATTGCAGCGGCATTGCAAGAAATTATACCTAATCGATTTTTATGGCTGGCTCAAAGCCAATGGGTTGCTGATCTAGTTCGTAACCATCCAGTTGCTTCGTTGTTCCCTGTGCACCTTGTTAGAAACGGTGTTGATATTAATATATTTTTTCCTAGAGACAAAGCTATAGTTAGGAAATCGCTTGGATTACCTATTAATAGCTTTATTATTTTGTTTATTAATGACTCATCTGGGAAAACAGCTCGAAAAGGTTCGCATTTTCTGGAGGGTATTGCAAGAAAGCTGAAGGGTATTGATAATTTACATTTCATCTGCATGGGTAGTGAAAGTATTCCTAACATTCCAAAAAAATTTCCGATTACTAACTTTGGGAGACAATATTATAGCCTTTGGGTATCATTGATAATGAACTCTGCGGACATTTTAATCTTTCCATCGATGGAGGACAATTGCCCCAATGTTGTTCTAGAAAGTATGGCATCAGGAACAGTTGTTGTTGGATGGGATATTTTGGGTGTCAAAGAGCTGATCCAGGATGAGATTACTGGTCTTATCGCAACTAATTTCAATTTGGATGATTTTGTAACTAAGATTAAATTCCTATACGATAATTGTGAGGCTAGACAGCGTATTGCTCACGATGCTTGGGAATATATCAAGGTTTATAGAAATCGCAATGTACAGGTAGATGAGTTTTTGGGATTAGTGAAAAAAATATTGTAG
- a CDS encoding Gfo/Idh/MocA family protein: MYSVLIYGAGSIGNHLAYACRCKGWRVTIVDIDPEALRRTKEEIYPVRYGRWDEGIALVSSAGVDEVLPDVVIIGTPPDTHMTIALEALQKRTPKVLLIEKPLCTPDLKGYAELAAATRKAETVVLTGYNHVHTRNTREAENVLRNGDIGNPLSISVRWLEHWGGIFAAHPWLSGPADTYLGFSALGGGACGEHSHGINLFQHFARILGVGRIAELSCTMDRVRQGEADFDRNCLINVTLESGLVGSIAQDVITSPAVKTLRVQGEKGFLEWYANYRGGNDAVVWGVDGQEPREILIPRKRPDDFTGEIDEVEAVLQGKSSGASLSLEAGYETMQVIAAAYRSHELKKTVQVEY; the protein is encoded by the coding sequence ATGTATAGCGTGTTGATTTACGGCGCCGGCTCCATAGGCAACCATTTGGCTTATGCCTGCCGCTGCAAAGGCTGGCGAGTGACCATCGTGGATATTGATCCCGAGGCATTACGGCGGACAAAAGAGGAGATTTACCCTGTCAGATATGGCCGATGGGATGAAGGGATAGCGCTGGTCTCCTCTGCGGGTGTTGACGAGGTTTTGCCGGACGTGGTTATCATCGGCACCCCTCCGGACACGCACATGACTATAGCCCTGGAGGCCCTCCAGAAAAGAACCCCCAAGGTGCTCTTGATTGAAAAACCGCTGTGCACGCCGGACTTGAAGGGATACGCGGAACTCGCTGCAGCTACGAGAAAGGCCGAAACAGTCGTCTTGACAGGGTATAATCATGTCCATACACGAAACACGCGCGAAGCGGAGAACGTATTGCGCAACGGGGACATCGGAAACCCTTTGTCGATCTCAGTTCGTTGGTTGGAGCACTGGGGCGGGATATTTGCTGCCCATCCATGGCTGAGCGGCCCAGCGGATACGTACCTGGGCTTTTCTGCTCTCGGCGGCGGGGCCTGCGGGGAGCATTCCCACGGCATCAATCTGTTTCAGCATTTTGCCAGGATACTTGGCGTCGGTCGGATTGCCGAGCTTTCCTGCACCATGGACAGGGTCCGGCAGGGGGAAGCGGATTTTGACCGCAACTGTCTGATCAACGTGACTCTGGAATCCGGTTTGGTGGGCAGCATTGCCCAGGATGTGATCACCAGCCCGGCGGTGAAAACCCTGCGCGTCCAGGGAGAAAAGGGCTTTTTGGAATGGTATGCGAACTACCGGGGGGGCAATGATGCCGTGGTGTGGGGCGTTGACGGGCAGGAACCGCGGGAGATTCTGATTCCTCGAAAGCGTCCTGACGACTTTACCGGCGAAATTGATGAGGTCGAGGCTGTTTTGCAAGGCAAAAGCAGCGGGGCGTCCTTGTCCCTGGAAGCTGGCTATGAGACCATGCAGGTTATCGCGGCGGCGTATCGTTCGCATGAATTGAAAAAGACCGTTCAGGTGGAGTATTAA
- a CDS encoding ORF6N domain-containing protein, which translates to MGQTHQSLRQDMPESQLTEIIQTKIYFIRGHKVMLDTDIAEIYGVETKRINEAVRNNPEKFPEDFYFELSPEEQDSLRSNFSTLKKGRGRHSKYPPKAFTEHGVYMLATILKSPVATQVTVAIMRAFVSLRTFTYTYGQIVNKLNELDGKVSDHDDVLKKIIQALSDLVQQSQPEETKKIGFLS; encoded by the coding sequence ATGGGACAAACCCACCAATCGTTGAGGCAAGATATGCCTGAATCTCAGTTGACTGAAATCATCCAGACCAAGATATACTTCATTCGTGGCCATAAAGTCATGCTGGATACTGACATTGCCGAAATTTACGGTGTGGAAACCAAGCGCATCAATGAAGCCGTCAGGAATAATCCTGAGAAATTTCCTGAGGATTTTTATTTTGAGCTAAGCCCTGAAGAGCAGGACTCTTTAAGGTCGAATTTTTCGACCTTAAAAAAAGGCCGGGGACGTCACAGCAAGTATCCACCGAAAGCTTTTACCGAGCATGGTGTGTATATGCTGGCGACCATCCTGAAGAGTCCGGTTGCTACACAGGTTACCGTGGCCATCATGCGCGCCTTTGTATCCCTGCGCACTTTTACCTATACCTATGGACAAATAGTGAATAAGCTCAATGAGCTGGATGGCAAAGTATCTGATCATGACGACGTGCTTAAAAAGATCATTCAGGCATTGTCAGATTTGGTTCAGCAATCACAGCCTGAAGAAACGAAAAAGATTGGCTTTTTGTCGTAG
- a CDS encoding N-acetylneuraminate synthase family protein produces MERFDYQGLFVLDLANNHQGDVVHGLNIINGCAKVVTEMGVRAALKFQYRNLESLIHPDYRERKDVPHIPRFMETPLPVADLKRLADAAREGGLVTMSTPFDEPSVDLLDELGIEVLKIASCSATDRPLLERAVKSGKPMVVSTAGLSMKHIDQLVSFLESKRAQFALMHCVALYPTQRDKLNLNQIEQLRERFPNVPVGFSTHEEPDNLDSVRIAYAKGAQLFERHVGLATKKYKLNAYSSTPDQVRAWIAACKDAQAMCGGEERAPSPVEELKSLQSLMRGTYAKEAIGKGSTITKDQVFFAMPLQDKQLTSGKFREGMVADRDYAALEALSDALADYSSSREDIIYQILLQVKGMLNEARIPLGRDSAVELSHHYGLERFREFGCVLIDCVNRAYCKKLIVMLPRQKHPYHYHAKKEETFQLLHGDMEIVMEGHKTKLSHGDTFLVMPGQWHKFHTLDGAIVEEVSTTHYNNDSFYQDEQIAKIPREQRKTPISNWTWS; encoded by the coding sequence ATGGAACGTTTTGATTACCAGGGGTTGTTTGTACTTGATCTGGCCAACAACCATCAGGGCGATGTGGTGCACGGGCTGAACATCATCAATGGATGCGCCAAGGTCGTCACGGAAATGGGCGTGCGTGCGGCGTTGAAATTCCAGTACCGCAACCTGGAGAGTCTGATCCATCCGGACTATCGAGAGCGCAAGGACGTGCCGCACATCCCCAGGTTCATGGAGACCCCACTGCCTGTTGCGGATCTCAAACGCCTGGCTGACGCAGCCCGCGAGGGGGGGCTTGTGACCATGTCCACGCCTTTTGACGAGCCGTCCGTGGACTTGCTGGACGAGTTGGGCATCGAAGTGCTCAAGATCGCCAGTTGCTCCGCCACTGACCGCCCGCTGCTGGAGCGGGCCGTGAAGTCCGGCAAGCCCATGGTCGTGTCCACGGCCGGGCTGAGCATGAAGCATATTGACCAGTTGGTCAGCTTTCTGGAATCCAAACGGGCTCAGTTCGCCTTGATGCACTGCGTGGCCCTGTATCCCACGCAGCGCGACAAGCTGAACCTGAATCAGATCGAGCAGTTGCGGGAACGTTTCCCCAATGTGCCGGTGGGCTTTTCCACCCACGAGGAGCCGGACAATCTTGATTCCGTGCGTATCGCCTATGCCAAGGGGGCACAGCTGTTTGAGCGTCATGTCGGCCTGGCGACCAAGAAGTATAAGCTTAATGCCTACTCTTCAACGCCGGACCAGGTGCGGGCCTGGATCGCCGCGTGCAAGGACGCCCAGGCCATGTGCGGGGGGGAAGAGCGGGCTCCGTCGCCCGTGGAGGAACTCAAGTCGCTGCAATCCCTGATGCGGGGAACATATGCCAAGGAGGCCATAGGCAAAGGTTCCACAATTACCAAGGACCAAGTCTTTTTCGCCATGCCATTGCAGGATAAGCAACTTACCAGCGGCAAATTCCGGGAGGGCATGGTCGCTGACCGGGACTATGCAGCACTGGAAGCACTGAGTGATGCACTTGCCGATTACTCCTCATCGCGGGAGGACATCATCTACCAGATCCTGTTGCAGGTGAAGGGCATGCTCAACGAGGCGCGTATTCCTTTGGGCCGCGACAGCGCGGTGGAGCTGTCCCATCACTACGGGCTGGAGCGCTTCCGGGAATTCGGCTGCGTGCTCATTGACTGCGTGAATCGAGCATACTGCAAGAAGCTCATTGTGATGCTGCCCAGGCAGAAACATCCCTATCACTACCATGCCAAAAAGGAAGAAACCTTCCAGTTGCTGCACGGGGACATGGAGATCGTCATGGAGGGCCATAAGACCAAATTGTCCCATGGCGACACCTTTCTGGTCATGCCCGGCCAGTGGCATAAATTTCACACCCTTGACGGCGCCATTGTCGAGGAGGTGTCCACGACGCATTACAACAACGACTCGTTTTACCAGGATGAACAGATCGCCAAGATCCCGCGCGAGCAGCGCAAGACTCCCATCAGCAACTGGACGTGGAGTTAG
- a CDS encoding acylneuraminate cytidylyltransferase family protein, giving the protein MYREKRILAVVPARGGSKGIPLKNIHMLAGRPLIAFTAEVVRQLPEVDRAVVSTDHDDIARVAERYGLDAPFRRPDDLSGDRVADWDVLEHALRTMEEKDSCVYDVLLMLQPTCPLRTSEHVRQALRMLVDGGHDAVWTLSPTDSKAHPLKQLVLDGELLDYYDPQGAAIIARQQLRPVYHRNGAAYAITRQCLLEQKTIKGGRCSGLVIEEPLANIDTVQDILFAEFLLNSGGAR; this is encoded by the coding sequence ATGTACAGAGAAAAACGCATTTTGGCGGTGGTTCCGGCGCGCGGGGGCAGCAAAGGCATCCCGTTGAAAAACATTCATATGTTGGCGGGCAGGCCGTTGATCGCCTTTACAGCCGAAGTGGTGCGGCAGTTGCCGGAAGTGGACCGAGCCGTGGTTTCCACTGATCATGATGACATTGCCCGGGTGGCGGAGCGATACGGCCTGGATGCCCCGTTTCGCAGGCCCGATGACCTGAGCGGGGATCGTGTAGCGGATTGGGACGTTTTGGAGCACGCCTTGCGGACCATGGAAGAGAAGGACTCCTGTGTCTACGATGTGCTCTTGATGCTCCAGCCGACCTGCCCTTTGCGCACGTCCGAGCATGTTCGGCAGGCCTTGCGCATGTTGGTTGACGGCGGACACGATGCTGTCTGGACCCTGAGCCCGACCGACAGCAAGGCCCACCCTTTGAAACAGCTGGTCTTGGACGGCGAACTCCTTGACTACTACGACCCGCAGGGGGCGGCAATTATCGCGCGACAACAGTTGAGGCCTGTGTATCATCGCAACGGCGCGGCCTACGCCATCACGCGGCAATGCCTGCTTGAACAGAAAACCATCAAAGGTGGGCGCTGTTCAGGCCTGGTCATTGAGGAGCCGTTGGCCAATATCGACACCGTGCAGGACATCTTGTTCGCGGAGTTCCTCTTGAACAGCGGGGGGGCACGTTGA
- a CDS encoding glycosyltransferase family 2 protein yields the protein MNTDFLLLSIITVCLNESDRIEQTAQSIVNQTCQDFEWIVIDGGSTDGTLEVLEKYRDRMQVFLSEKDGGVYHAMNKGIDLARGEYCLFMNGGDKLYDEHALKNFFDFEEKADINYGGIVEVRRSSVKIFKYAQPIMNAKDFWYRSTLPHQACFIRTNLFLSCGNYDTSYSLIADRDFFVRAFFNYNAKLQHMPFIVSFFYFDGLTAKYKKTKYFKREVKRFRNNHFGYIFSVRYYTNVFISKIIGRSI from the coding sequence TTGAACACCGATTTTTTACTTCTCTCCATCATCACCGTCTGCCTCAATGAAAGCGACCGCATTGAGCAGACGGCGCAATCAATCGTCAATCAAACATGTCAGGACTTTGAATGGATCGTCATTGACGGCGGATCGACGGACGGCACGCTGGAGGTTTTGGAAAAATATCGAGATAGGATGCAGGTATTCCTCTCCGAAAAGGATGGAGGTGTCTACCATGCCATGAACAAGGGGATAGATCTGGCACGCGGAGAGTATTGTCTGTTCATGAACGGCGGGGACAAGTTGTATGATGAACATGCTCTCAAGAATTTTTTTGATTTTGAAGAGAAGGCTGACATTAATTATGGCGGAATTGTTGAAGTAAGAAGGAGTAGTGTTAAAATTTTTAAGTACGCTCAGCCAATTATGAATGCTAAAGATTTTTGGTATCGAAGTACACTTCCTCATCAGGCGTGCTTTATCCGCACTAATTTATTTTTGAGTTGTGGTAATTATGACACAAGCTATTCGCTAATTGCCGACCGTGATTTTTTTGTGCGTGCATTTTTCAATTATAACGCTAAGTTGCAACATATGCCGTTTATTGTATCATTTTTTTACTTTGACGGATTAACTGCCAAGTATAAGAAAACGAAATATTTCAAGAGAGAAGTTAAAAGATTTCGCAATAATCATTTTGGGTATATATTTAGCGTCAGATATTATACTAATGTATTTATTAGCAAGATAATTGGTCGCTCAATTTGA
- a CDS encoding HAD family hydrolase has protein sequence MSIRVIVFDYDGTLVFSNEIKRRAYWDIFQHEGVSHQLVAEVLADFPNGSRFDIIRNILVHHHKGALFAEQLESEVNRFAGAYDRIATEGAATCLERLGASEELNMLSQRYPLYLLSATLETSLKSIVQRRGWERFFRLVRGFPCEKADELLTIARLEQVDISSVLMVGDSDMDRDAASSAGARYCQFDDATPMSAVRARLGCQNEQ, from the coding sequence TTGTCGATTCGGGTGATTGTGTTTGATTACGACGGGACTCTGGTCTTTTCCAATGAGATCAAGCGGCGGGCTTACTGGGATATTTTCCAGCATGAAGGCGTGAGCCATCAGTTGGTTGCCGAAGTGTTGGCGGATTTTCCTAATGGCAGCCGGTTTGACATCATCCGGAATATTCTGGTTCATCATCACAAGGGCGCGCTTTTCGCGGAACAACTCGAATCCGAAGTCAATAGATTCGCAGGTGCGTATGACCGGATCGCCACGGAAGGCGCGGCCACCTGCCTGGAGCGCCTCGGAGCAAGCGAAGAATTGAACATGCTTTCTCAGCGCTATCCGTTGTATCTGCTCTCAGCCACACTGGAAACAAGCCTGAAAAGCATCGTGCAACGACGCGGCTGGGAACGTTTTTTCCGCTTGGTACGAGGTTTTCCCTGTGAAAAGGCGGATGAATTGTTGACCATTGCCCGCCTTGAACAGGTCGATATTTCCTCGGTTTTGATGGTCGGGGACAGCGACATGGACCGGGATGCAGCGTCTAGTGCTGGAGCACGGTATTGCCAGTTTGACGATGCCACGCCCATGAGTGCCGTGCGGGCACGTTTGGGGTGTCAAAATGAGCAGTAA
- a CDS encoding GxxExxY protein: MIEKTLTEKIIGAAMEVHSYWGPGLVESIYEKSLAHELSLRRLNVYRQVPLNLRYKELDLDDDFRIDLMVEDKVIVELKAIKELAPIHEAQLLTYMRLAQYRVGLLINFNVLKLRDGIRRLVL, translated from the coding sequence ATGATTGAAAAGACATTGACCGAAAAGATCATTGGCGCGGCCATGGAGGTGCATAGCTACTGGGGGCCGGGGCTTGTGGAAAGCATTTATGAGAAAAGCTTGGCGCACGAATTGAGTCTTCGAAGGCTAAATGTCTACAGGCAAGTGCCATTGAATCTGCGGTATAAAGAATTGGATTTGGACGATGACTTTCGCATTGATCTCATGGTCGAGGACAAGGTCATTGTCGAATTGAAGGCGATCAAGGAGCTTGCACCGATTCATGAGGCGCAGTTGCTGACATACATGAGACTCGCCCAGTACCGGGTGGGTTTGCTCATCAATTTCAACGTGTTGAAATTACGAGACGGCATCAGGCGTCTCGTTTTATAA
- a CDS encoding class I SAM-dependent methyltransferase, with translation MVALCPICGADGIDMVYQGFIRMGRYGDSSDRSFCVPHCLSCDTAWLDEAFFDYSQEHYRKQVDGEASIEAYHRLHDRDQVNALEVVGTGEVRGAVVADIGCGGGSFLDAVKGFASKTLAIEPAAFYHEGLKKKGHCPYPGLEQALETHAGEVDLATCLSVIEHVDDPVTLLGRARQLLKPGGRLVVSTPNRNDWLLQLLPEEYGAFFYRAAHRWYLTGKSLEEIGRRAGFNIAQVRHRHRFGLANMLLWLRDKRPTGHDAVAVPPVLDAAFRGTLDHVGLADYIYAELKSTCS, from the coding sequence ATGGTTGCGTTATGTCCGATTTGCGGAGCAGATGGCATTGATATGGTTTATCAGGGTTTCATACGCATGGGGCGCTATGGAGATTCGTCTGATCGATCCTTCTGTGTGCCGCACTGTTTGAGCTGCGACACCGCATGGCTTGACGAAGCGTTCTTTGACTACAGCCAAGAGCACTACCGTAAACAGGTCGACGGTGAAGCGTCGATTGAGGCGTATCATCGGTTACACGACCGAGACCAGGTCAACGCCCTGGAGGTCGTGGGCACGGGGGAGGTGCGAGGGGCTGTTGTCGCCGATATCGGGTGCGGCGGAGGCTCTTTTCTCGATGCAGTCAAAGGCTTTGCCTCGAAAACTTTGGCCATAGAGCCGGCAGCCTTTTACCATGAAGGTTTAAAGAAAAAAGGCCATTGTCCGTATCCCGGCCTGGAGCAGGCGCTTGAGACACATGCCGGTGAGGTGGATTTGGCCACCTGTCTGAGCGTGATCGAACATGTGGATGATCCTGTAACGTTGCTGGGACGGGCCAGGCAGTTGTTGAAGCCGGGTGGCCGCCTCGTGGTCAGCACGCCCAACCGTAATGACTGGCTGCTGCAACTGCTTCCCGAGGAATACGGGGCATTCTTCTACAGGGCGGCCCATCGCTGGTACCTGACCGGAAAAAGTCTTGAGGAGATTGGGCGGCGTGCGGGTTTCAACATCGCTCAGGTGCGACATCGACATCGCTTCGGGCTTGCAAATATGTTGCTGTGGCTGCGCGACAAGCGGCCAACAGGCCATGACGCGGTGGCGGTTCCGCCAGTTTTGGATGCCGCGTTTCGTGGCACGTTGGATCACGTCGGCTTGGCCGACTATATATATGCGGAATTGAAATCAACATGTTCATGA
- a CDS encoding surface carbohydrate biosynthesis protein, translated as MSKDSIQSRKSLPHLIIPIETKVRELHAKFYLGCVAAERGFRVIIGGARALRDRVCWLPRGAFFLDKSVAPSRAEWFAGCRKLGLRVVAWCEEGLAFSDDQEYLRRKVDRDALSQVECFFAWGDYQAGLIRRHAPESAAHVLSVGNPRIDILHSSLRQVFQPEVERIRFDYPRMILVNGNFSLCNHKKGKNGFLNDLKANAKVKTPEDEQFALAWVAHKQVLFDAFRLAIFKLSKSFPDNTIVLRPHPSENHETWHRLLAPLPNVKVVFDGSVIPWLMAAEVLVHNGCTTGLEGVLLERPVLAYQPLTSSEYDTELPNLVSERIHDLPALVSAVRSIVDGQQRSLAPPVDALRVLNSYVNDINGGAADTIVDHLCRCYAEKDRSRLLTNSLCELRRRYWQFQFSRRPKRKVDPHVIQKFPGLSHDEMLALLGTFQQVAGRFHGVTVEGFMGEHFALQSTHAETGGLPSCAGKGRQFDSRGHDHVFAN; from the coding sequence TTGAGCAAGGATTCAATCCAGTCGAGGAAAAGTCTGCCTCATTTGATCATCCCGATTGAAACCAAGGTGCGAGAGTTGCATGCCAAGTTTTACCTGGGGTGCGTGGCCGCTGAGAGGGGATTTCGCGTCATCATTGGTGGGGCGCGAGCGCTACGGGATCGTGTGTGCTGGCTTCCTCGGGGGGCCTTTTTTTTGGATAAAAGTGTTGCTCCCTCACGTGCCGAATGGTTTGCCGGTTGCCGCAAACTGGGCCTGAGAGTTGTGGCCTGGTGCGAAGAAGGCTTGGCTTTCAGTGATGATCAAGAGTATTTGCGGCGCAAGGTCGATCGCGATGCATTGTCTCAGGTTGAGTGCTTTTTTGCATGGGGAGACTACCAGGCAGGACTGATCCGACGTCATGCGCCGGAATCAGCCGCACATGTGCTCAGCGTCGGCAATCCCCGCATTGATATTCTGCATTCGTCCTTACGCCAGGTATTCCAGCCGGAAGTTGAGCGCATCAGGTTTGATTATCCTCGCATGATCCTGGTCAACGGCAATTTTTCCCTGTGCAACCACAAGAAAGGAAAAAACGGCTTTCTCAATGATCTGAAAGCCAACGCCAAAGTGAAAACACCGGAGGATGAACAATTTGCCCTGGCCTGGGTCGCTCATAAGCAAGTCTTGTTTGATGCCTTTAGGCTGGCAATTTTTAAGCTCAGTAAATCATTTCCCGATAATACCATTGTCCTGCGCCCGCACCCTTCAGAAAACCACGAAACATGGCATCGGTTGCTGGCACCCCTGCCAAATGTAAAAGTTGTGTTTGATGGAAGCGTCATCCCCTGGCTTATGGCTGCTGAAGTGCTTGTTCACAACGGCTGCACTACAGGCTTGGAGGGGGTTCTCCTGGAACGTCCGGTGTTGGCATATCAGCCTCTAACATCTTCCGAATACGATACGGAACTTCCCAATCTTGTCAGTGAACGTATTCATGATTTGCCGGCGCTGGTGTCCGCCGTGCGCAGTATTGTCGATGGGCAGCAACGGTCGTTGGCTCCGCCGGTGGATGCGCTTCGTGTTCTCAATTCATACGTAAACGATATTAACGGTGGGGCCGCCGACACGATTGTAGACCATTTATGTCGTTGTTACGCTGAAAAAGATAGGTCAAGATTGCTGACGAATAGTCTCTGTGAGTTGCGCAGAAGATACTGGCAGTTTCAGTTTTCGCGACGTCCCAAACGCAAAGTTGACCCGCACGTCATCCAGAAGTTCCCGGGTTTGTCTCATGATGAGATGCTGGCACTGCTTGGGACATTTCAGCAGGTTGCGGGGCGTTTTCACGGGGTGACCGTGGAAGGATTCATGGGAGAGCACTTCGCGTTGCAGTCGACCCACGCCGAAACCGGGGGCCTTCCGAGTTGTGCCGGGAAAGGTCGGCAGTTCGATAGTCGTGGACATGATCATGTATTCGCGAATTGA